One window from the genome of Proteiniborus ethanoligenes encodes:
- a CDS encoding transposase — MRSKNTRYPEEFKRQIVKEVEEVGNATLVARKHDIVPGTVTRWVRESKEANKTNNPLNIDYSTNSSLDKENEQLKKLLGEKDLEIAIL, encoded by the coding sequence ATGAGAAGCAAAAATACAAGATATCCAGAAGAATTTAAACGTCAAATTGTTAAAGAAGTAGAGGAAGTTGGTAATGCAACTTTAGTAGCAAGAAAGCATGATATTGTCCCAGGCACGGTTACAAGATGGGTTAGAGAATCAAAGGAAGCTAACAAAACGAATAATCCTCTTAATATAGATTATAGCACTAATTCCTCCTTAGATAAGGAGAATGAGCAACTAAAGAAGCTATTAGGCGAAAAGGATCTTGAAATAGCAATCCTTA
- a CDS encoding nucleoside-diphosphate sugar epimerase/dehydratase, with translation MKIIIFGTGSYAESLLSRINKDDVEIIAASDNNSDKWWTSWHGIDIIPPYKLKEYEFNYILVASMYTKDIVEGLLDMGLDIREIICTYNQYEINFEHNKILRHIFNMGEKHKIALISSI, from the coding sequence ATGAAAATTATTATTTTTGGAACAGGTAGTTATGCTGAAAGTTTACTTAGTAGAATAAATAAAGATGATGTTGAAATAATCGCAGCATCGGACAACAACTCAGATAAATGGTGGACAAGCTGGCATGGAATAGATATTATTCCACCATATAAATTAAAAGAGTATGAATTTAACTATATATTAGTTGCAAGCATGTATACAAAAGATATAGTAGAAGGATTATTGGATATGGGACTAGACATAAGGGAAATCATTTGTACTTACAATCAATATGAAATAAATTTCGAACACAATAAAATTCTAAGACATATTTTTAATATGGGGGAAAAACACAAAATTGCTTTGATATCTTCTATTTAG
- a CDS encoding adenylyltransferase/cytidyltransferase family protein: MVIGYTTGVFDLFHIGHLNMLKNAKAMCDKLIVGVTTDDLVSYKNKKSVIPFEERIEIVRSIKYVDAAIAQENMDKIEAWKRLRFDIMFVGDDWYNTEKWNNFNKQFEEMGVRIIYFPYTKGTSSTLINETLNNLRNV, encoded by the coding sequence ATGGTTATTGGCTATACAACTGGAGTATTTGATCTTTTTCATATAGGACATTTGAACATGCTAAAAAATGCTAAAGCAATGTGTGACAAGTTGATTGTAGGAGTTACTACTGACGATCTTGTATCATATAAAAATAAAAAATCCGTAATCCCATTTGAAGAACGTATCGAAATTGTTAGAAGTATTAAGTATGTTGATGCAGCCATAGCACAGGAAAATATGGATAAAATCGAGGCTTGGAAGAGACTAAGGTTTGATATTATGTTTGTAGGTGATGATTGGTATAATACAGAAAAATGGAATAATTTTAATAAGCAATTTGAAGAAATGGGAGTAAGAATAATTTATTTTCCTTATACTAAAGGAACATCTTCGACACTAATAAATGAAACGCTAAATAACCTGAGAAATGTTTAA
- the asnB gene encoding asparagine synthase (glutamine-hydrolyzing), with translation MSGINGIYSAIKIDHIENRVDKMNNAIAHRGMDASKILVVNEGIAFGYRRLSTINIGDRPNQPLTSNSGRWTIVFDGAIYNYKELKEDSKYDLSTSYDAEVILAYIENYGLEAFLNDSNGIYAIGLYDKYDDKLYIVRDKLGVKPIYYAVSNNSFIFSSEIKGILSSGLVEAEFNEDAIDEYLGNRYVRAPYTFFKNIFQLEAGCIMMVNQNLALHKTVYWELPTEFNYEQNYEEEKIVKDFKVEIINSISRSLAADAPVGTYLSGGVDSSLITAITSNLLNERINTYIIGFNDLNEFDYANMVASKYNTRHHQIVMEEDKYFDLIGKVISYKDAPLGVPNEVLLTFLSRIIKQDVTVLLSGEGADELLGGYGKIFRSPFDYFYEEEKHNIMFYDYFINKYEYVPRDIRDKYLNTKKTLRETFDNSIGAEFEKNRNEENVFRFFHKYHVKGLLQRIDTTTMLEGIEARVPFLDHELVEYAYKNIPYSLKLKWKDHSSKEKAKKLSSNVYSEELDIPKYILKKISYDFLPKEVIERKKMGFPVPLNEWIKKLEEEAKQILKDAYWFKVDRLDEMILEAKKDVRTGQIIWMFINIELFRKKYFDKSWLW, from the coding sequence ATGAGTGGTATAAATGGGATTTATAGTGCTATAAAGATCGACCATATTGAAAACAGAGTAGATAAAATGAATAATGCAATTGCCCATAGAGGAATGGATGCATCTAAGATTTTAGTAGTTAATGAAGGTATAGCTTTTGGGTACAGGAGATTATCGACAATAAATATTGGTGACAGACCAAATCAACCATTAACAAGTAATTCTGGAAGATGGACAATTGTTTTTGATGGGGCAATTTATAACTATAAGGAACTTAAAGAAGACTCAAAATATGATCTTTCAACTAGTTATGATGCAGAAGTAATTTTAGCTTATATTGAAAATTATGGACTAGAAGCATTTCTTAATGATAGTAATGGGATATATGCTATTGGATTATATGATAAGTATGATGACAAGCTTTATATTGTAAGAGATAAACTCGGTGTAAAACCGATTTATTATGCAGTTAGCAATAATAGTTTTATTTTTTCATCTGAAATAAAAGGAATTTTAAGTAGTGGACTAGTTGAAGCTGAATTTAATGAAGATGCTATTGATGAATATTTAGGAAACCGCTATGTTAGGGCACCATATACTTTTTTTAAAAACATTTTCCAATTAGAAGCAGGTTGTATTATGATGGTAAATCAAAATCTTGCACTTCATAAGACAGTTTACTGGGAGTTACCGACAGAATTTAATTATGAACAAAATTATGAAGAAGAAAAAATTGTTAAAGATTTTAAGGTGGAGATAATTAATTCAATAAGTAGAAGCTTGGCAGCAGACGCCCCAGTAGGCACGTATTTGAGTGGAGGTGTTGATTCTAGCTTGATTACTGCTATTACTTCAAATTTATTAAATGAGAGAATAAACACATATATAATTGGATTTAACGATTTAAATGAATTTGATTATGCAAATATGGTTGCTAGCAAATATAATACTAGGCACCATCAAATTGTTATGGAAGAAGATAAGTATTTTGATTTAATTGGAAAAGTTATTTCTTATAAAGATGCTCCTCTTGGAGTTCCAAATGAAGTATTGCTTACATTTTTGTCAAGAATAATCAAACAAGATGTTACTGTATTATTATCTGGTGAAGGAGCAGATGAATTACTGGGAGGATATGGTAAAATATTCAGGTCTCCATTTGATTACTTTTACGAGGAAGAAAAACATAATATTATGTTTTATGACTATTTTATTAATAAGTATGAATATGTGCCTAGAGACATAAGGGACAAGTATTTAAATACGAAAAAAACTTTAAGAGAAACTTTTGACAATTCAATAGGAGCTGAGTTTGAAAAAAACAGAAATGAAGAGAATGTTTTTAGGTTTTTTCATAAATACCATGTAAAAGGATTGCTTCAAAGGATTGATACGACAACTATGCTGGAAGGAATAGAAGCTAGAGTGCCGTTTTTAGATCATGAATTAGTTGAATATGCCTATAAAAATATCCCATATAGTCTAAAACTAAAGTGGAAAGATCATAGTTCAAAAGAAAAAGCAAAAAAACTATCTTCAAATGTATATAGTGAAGAACTTGATATTCCCAAATACATACTTAAAAAGATATCTTATGATTTTTTGCCTAAAGAAGTAATTGAAAGAAAAAAGATGGGCTTCCCTGTTCCTCTAAATGAATGGATAAAAAAACTTGAAGAAGAGGCAAAGCAGATTTTAAAAGATGCATATTGGTTTAAGGTAGATAGGTTAGATGAGATGATATTAGAAGCAAAAAAAGATGTAAGAACGGGTCAAATAATTTGGATGTTTATAAATATCGAATTATTTAGAAAAAAATATTTTGACAAATCATGGTTATGGTAG
- a CDS encoding cytidylyltransferase domain-containing protein, giving the protein MKILCIVQARMGSERLPGKVIKPILGKPMILYTLDRLKRSKYIDEIVLATSTSEKEEPLVQVVAQEGYNIFRGEEHNVLKRYIDAYEKFGGDIIIRITGDCPLIDPQIVDNVISHYLMYDYDYVRLDVPDTFIRGFDVEVFSAKALERAYEEVNKSDEEQYKEHVTLYMYRNKDKFRVGYVKGDKLYNKDYRLCVDTVEDFEVVSKVYEYFKDEYVGAKEVVEFLDGNRDVAEINIGVMQKGR; this is encoded by the coding sequence ATGAAAATTCTCTGTATAGTACAAGCTAGAATGGGGTCAGAAAGGCTTCCAGGCAAGGTTATAAAGCCTATCTTGGGGAAACCAATGATCTTATACACATTAGATAGACTGAAAAGAAGTAAATACATAGATGAAATAGTACTAGCCACTTCAACTAGTGAAAAAGAAGAGCCTTTAGTTCAGGTGGTTGCTCAAGAGGGCTACAATATATTTAGAGGAGAAGAACACAATGTCCTTAAAAGATATATAGATGCATATGAAAAATTCGGTGGAGATATAATCATCCGTATTACAGGAGATTGTCCATTAATAGACCCTCAAATTGTGGATAATGTAATATCTCATTATCTTATGTATGACTATGATTACGTAAGGCTAGATGTTCCAGATACTTTCATCAGAGGCTTTGATGTAGAAGTATTTTCAGCTAAAGCATTAGAAAGGGCTTACGAAGAAGTAAATAAAAGCGATGAAGAACAGTATAAAGAACATGTGACATTATATATGTATAGAAATAAAGATAAGTTTAGGGTTGGGTATGTAAAAGGGGACAAGCTGTATAATAAAGATTATAGGCTTTGTGTTGATACAGTAGAGGATTTTGAAGTTGTGAGTAAGGTTTATGAATATTTTAAGGATGAGTATGTAGGGGCTAAGGAAGTGGTGGAGTTTTTGGATGGGAATAGGGATGTGGCAGAGATAAATATTGGTGTGATGCAGAAGGGTAGGTAG
- a CDS encoding HAD family hydrolase has protein sequence MIEVIIFDLDDTLYNERNFVFSGFTGVAKYLSEKYSLDRDILYEDILDIFQEQGRGKIFNILCDKHGLKENIENLVSIYRNTLPYIKLYDDALYVLEKLKGQYKLGIITDGKNTVQWNKINALDVEKYMDKIIVTDDHGEDYWKPSEKPFMAMLEYFGGNPEEYVYIGDNPNKDFIGCKKLGINTIRIIRKTGDHMNTFLNEEYEADYKVNSLLELENILKLLK, from the coding sequence ATGATAGAAGTAATAATATTTGACTTAGATGATACTTTATACAACGAAAGAAACTTCGTATTTAGTGGCTTTACGGGAGTAGCTAAATACTTAAGTGAAAAATACAGTTTAGATCGAGATATTCTTTACGAGGATATTTTAGATATATTTCAAGAACAAGGAAGAGGAAAGATATTTAATATATTGTGTGACAAACATGGACTAAAGGAAAATATAGAAAATCTAGTTAGTATATATAGAAACACTTTACCTTATATTAAATTATATGATGATGCACTTTATGTATTAGAAAAGCTAAAAGGTCAATATAAGCTAGGAATAATAACAGATGGAAAGAATACAGTTCAATGGAATAAAATAAATGCTCTAGATGTTGAAAAATATATGGACAAGATAATAGTAACTGATGATCATGGAGAGGATTATTGGAAACCAAGCGAAAAGCCATTTATGGCTATGCTAGAGTATTTTGGTGGCAATCCAGAAGAATATGTCTATATAGGAGACAACCCTAACAAAGACTTCATAGGATGTAAAAAGCTAGGGATAAATACAATAAGGATAATCCGAAAAACTGGAGATCATATGAATACTTTTTTAAATGAGGAATATGAAGCGGACTATAAAGTAAATTCATTATTAGAGCTAGAAAACATACTTAAACTTCTAAAATAA
- a CDS encoding ATP-grasp domain-containing protein, whose translation MRILLTAIGKRVQLINHLKKTNYVAGVDVGDLAPAKFFVDSFFKVPPCNDIEYVNSLLNICKNEKIHMLIPLYEKEFLILDSNRERFKEVGTILLLSSRLILDICNDKWNTYNFFKANNINTPRTYLVEEIKENQSIAIDYPVIIKPRDGMGSRGIFYAKDREELFHTISGLENYIIQEMIEGTEYTLDVLCGLDGEVISIVPRQRLEVRAGEVSKSKAVKDIRLIESTLELINKMNSMDNHKAIGPMNIQCIVNNNGEIKFIEINPRFGGGVPLTFETGVDYGQILNEMILGKKIEPIIGKFEELIMLRFDDAVFIK comes from the coding sequence ATGAGAATACTTCTTACAGCAATAGGAAAAAGAGTTCAATTAATCAATCATCTAAAGAAGACAAATTATGTAGCAGGAGTAGACGTAGGAGATTTAGCACCAGCTAAGTTTTTTGTAGACTCTTTTTTCAAGGTTCCACCATGTAATGATATAGAATATGTAAATTCACTATTAAACATATGTAAGAATGAAAAAATTCATATGCTAATACCCTTATATGAAAAAGAATTTCTGATCCTTGACAGTAATAGGGAGAGATTTAAAGAAGTAGGCACTATTCTTTTACTAAGCAGTAGATTAATTTTAGATATTTGCAATGATAAATGGAATACTTATAACTTTTTCAAAGCGAACAATATCAATACCCCTAGAACATATTTAGTAGAAGAAATAAAAGAAAATCAAAGTATAGCTATAGACTACCCTGTAATAATAAAACCTAGAGATGGAATGGGCAGTAGAGGAATATTTTATGCTAAGGATAGAGAAGAGCTATTCCACACTATCTCAGGCCTAGAAAATTATATAATACAAGAAATGATAGAAGGAACAGAATATACTCTTGATGTCTTATGTGGTCTAGATGGAGAAGTAATATCTATAGTACCTAGACAAAGACTAGAAGTAAGAGCAGGAGAAGTATCTAAAAGTAAAGCAGTAAAGGATATCAGATTGATAGAATCTACATTGGAATTGATAAATAAAATGAATTCAATGGATAATCATAAGGCTATTGGTCCAATGAATATACAATGCATAGTTAATAATAACGGTGAAATAAAATTTATAGAGATAAACCCAAGGTTTGGAGGAGGAGTTCCTTTAACCTTTGAAACTGGTGTAGATTATGGACAAATACTTAATGAAATGATTTTGGGTAAAAAAATCGAACCGATTATTGGTAAATTTGAAGAATTGATTATGCTAAGATTTGACGATGCAGTATTTATTAAGTAA
- the pseC gene encoding UDP-4-amino-4,6-dideoxy-N-acetyl-beta-L-altrosamine transaminase: MKPAILGGAPIRTTSLPYARQYVDDDDCLAVNKVLKSAFLTTGPKVKEFEEEIANYVKAKYAVAFSNGTAALHGACYAAGIGGGDEVITTPITFAASSNCVLYSGGTPVFADIDENTFNIDVDEIAKKITNKTKAIIPVDYTGQAVDIDGIKELIKGTDIVIIEDGAHSLGTKYKGARVGGLVDMAMFSFHPVKTITTGEGGIITTNNEEYYTKLINFRSHCITRDIDQLINKDIGGWYYEQLDLGYNYRMTDFQAALGISQMKKIDWFIQRRKEIVERYNEAFKDLEGVILQENADFSDTVNHLYVIKLNLPKLKADRKEIFDAFQAENIGVYVHYIPVYWHPYYQKLGYKKGLCPKAEELYNAMLTVPLFPAMTDNDVEDVIKGFYKIINYYRK; encoded by the coding sequence ATGAAACCAGCAATATTAGGAGGAGCTCCTATAAGAACTACATCGCTACCCTATGCAAGACAATATGTAGATGATGACGATTGTCTTGCTGTAAATAAAGTACTAAAATCAGCTTTTTTAACTACAGGACCAAAGGTTAAAGAATTTGAAGAGGAAATAGCTAATTATGTAAAGGCTAAATATGCAGTTGCATTTTCAAATGGTACTGCTGCATTACATGGAGCTTGTTATGCAGCTGGTATTGGGGGGGGAGATGAAGTAATTACTACTCCTATAACCTTTGCAGCTTCATCTAATTGTGTCCTTTACTCAGGTGGTACTCCTGTATTTGCAGATATTGATGAGAATACTTTTAATATAGATGTAGATGAAATAGCTAAAAAAATTACTAATAAGACCAAAGCAATAATTCCAGTGGATTATACTGGACAGGCAGTAGATATAGATGGTATCAAGGAGTTAATTAAGGGTACTGATATAGTCATTATAGAAGATGGGGCACATTCTTTAGGTACTAAATATAAAGGTGCTAGAGTTGGTGGCTTAGTAGATATGGCTATGTTCAGCTTTCATCCAGTAAAGACTATAACTACTGGCGAAGGTGGCATAATCACTACAAATAATGAAGAGTATTACACAAAACTAATAAATTTTAGATCTCATTGCATCACAAGAGATATTGACCAGCTTATAAACAAAGATATTGGCGGCTGGTATTACGAACAGCTTGACCTAGGATACAACTATAGAATGACTGATTTTCAAGCAGCTCTTGGAATTAGTCAAATGAAGAAAATTGATTGGTTTATTCAAAGACGTAAGGAAATTGTTGAGAGATATAATGAAGCATTTAAGGATTTAGAGGGAGTTATCCTTCAAGAAAATGCTGACTTTTCAGATACTGTAAATCATTTGTATGTAATAAAACTTAATTTGCCAAAATTAAAGGCTGATAGAAAAGAGATATTTGATGCCTTTCAAGCTGAAAATATTGGTGTATATGTACACTATATTCCAGTATACTGGCACCCATACTATCAAAAGCTAGGATACAAAAAAGGCTTATGTCCTAAGGCAGAAGAGTTATATAATGCAATGCTTACAGTCCCACTATTCCCAGCTATGACTGATAATGATGTAGAAGATGTAATTAAAGGCTTTTATAAAATAATAAATTACTACAGAAAGTAA
- the pseB gene encoding UDP-N-acetylglucosamine 4,6-dehydratase (inverting): MLTDKAILITGGTGSFGQKFIEMIFDRYSPSRVVIYSRDEFKQDVVRKKFSSILSKDQFSRLRFFIGDVRDKERLYRAFKGVDFVIHAAAMKQVPACEYNPFEAIKTNIHGAQNIVDAALDCGVKKVVALSTDKAVNPINLYGGTKLVSDRLFISANAYSGGKGTIFSVVRYGNVAGSRGSVIPFFKELTEKGERELPITDFRMTRFWITLEEGVELVFKALEESKGGETYISKIPSFKITDLAKAMLPSCKLKEVGIREGEKLDEVMITKDDSRYTYEYEKHYIIYPHFDWWSSKRYFTSGGKLIEEGFEYNSGTNKEWLSIEELRELLFKLNMLPFIDNYNEEVAATRE; this comes from the coding sequence GTGTTAACAGATAAAGCTATACTAATAACAGGGGGAACGGGCTCCTTCGGACAAAAATTTATAGAGATGATATTTGACAGATATAGTCCTTCAAGGGTTGTAATTTATTCCAGAGATGAATTTAAACAAGATGTAGTTAGGAAAAAATTTTCCTCTATATTGTCAAAGGATCAATTTTCAAGGTTGAGATTTTTCATAGGAGATGTAAGAGATAAGGAAAGATTATATAGAGCCTTTAAAGGAGTCGATTTTGTAATACATGCAGCAGCAATGAAACAGGTGCCTGCTTGTGAATATAACCCTTTTGAAGCTATAAAAACTAATATCCATGGTGCACAAAACATTGTAGATGCAGCTTTAGATTGCGGTGTCAAGAAGGTAGTAGCTCTATCCACAGACAAAGCAGTTAATCCAATTAATCTTTATGGTGGAACTAAACTTGTGTCCGATAGACTATTTATCTCCGCCAATGCATACTCAGGTGGAAAAGGAACCATATTTTCAGTAGTCAGATATGGAAATGTGGCAGGAAGTAGAGGTTCAGTAATACCATTTTTTAAAGAATTAACAGAAAAGGGAGAAAGAGAACTGCCTATTACTGATTTTAGAATGACTAGATTTTGGATTACACTAGAAGAAGGTGTAGAGCTTGTATTTAAAGCACTAGAAGAATCAAAGGGTGGAGAGACTTATATATCAAAAATACCTTCATTTAAAATCACTGACCTTGCCAAAGCTATGCTGCCAAGCTGTAAACTAAAGGAAGTAGGTATAAGAGAAGGTGAAAAGCTAGACGAGGTTATGATAACTAAGGATGATTCTAGATATACCTACGAATATGAAAAACACTATATAATATACCCGCACTTTGATTGGTGGAGTTCTAAAAGATATTTTACTAGTGGTGGAAAGCTTATAGAAGAAGGCTTTGAGTATAATTCAGGAACTAATAAAGAATGGTTAAGCATTGAAGAATTAAGAGAACTTTTATTTAAATTAAACATGTTACCATTCATAGATAATTATAATGAAGAAGTAGCAGCAACCAGAGAATAA
- a CDS encoding motility associated factor glycosyltransferase family protein — protein MLLVDNIVILKEVFPTTLLKLREIENNIDEKFVKIEEAKNGCKTLSIKKEEKWVYLHSKYNPIREAEAIIDEYKDIKDETSVIFYGVGLGYHIDAFLEKHPDVNFYIYEPIPEILYHYLSNKEIKNLPSKRLKNIITGMDTQTIGLFLNEFIDKSMGRVELITLPIHKQIFPENYRDFLDSYKTIVKGKMSNMAVESSFQKRWILNSMKNFKEIISTPNIMVEKRGQFKGKTALLVAAGPSLNEEIENIRYIKENGLAYIFSVGTTVNTLINNNIYPHATTTYDPQEVNQVAVKKIKEMEISEIPLIFGSSVGYETVEDYSGKKYHMLTDQDTVSRFYLRTKNNESIDRVYDAPTISVITLQILYNLGFSEVILVGQNLAYLGEKKYSSGSVYWTGLSVAEKAKAKLVKDVYGNDILTNPGYITMKEQLEFYIKEYEGLKVINATKGGAHIEGTTFMELEEVIKNHLNTKIVEEGWLECNPTEYDIDYLISQSKKMDKEYEEGLKLIKEYYKVLNSISTFIKNKNYNQAEKMYIKLDKVFSKIEKNKFFMTFIIPRNRVSYKALIDSIDSLNEEKDKTLKGERIVNSFKYFMDLCKKDIDELFPTYEELKRTILEYN, from the coding sequence ATGCTTTTAGTCGACAATATAGTAATATTAAAAGAGGTTTTTCCTACAACTTTGTTGAAATTAAGAGAAATAGAAAATAATATAGATGAAAAATTTGTAAAAATAGAAGAAGCTAAAAATGGATGTAAAACCCTATCAATAAAAAAAGAAGAAAAATGGGTATATCTCCATAGTAAATATAATCCTATAAGAGAGGCAGAAGCTATTATAGATGAATATAAGGACATAAAAGATGAAACTAGTGTTATTTTTTATGGAGTCGGTTTAGGATATCATATAGATGCTTTTTTAGAAAAACATCCAGATGTAAACTTTTACATATATGAGCCTATACCAGAAATACTTTATCATTACCTTTCTAATAAAGAAATAAAAAATCTTCCTTCAAAAAGATTAAAAAATATTATTACAGGTATGGATACACAAACTATAGGTTTGTTTTTAAATGAATTTATAGATAAATCTATGGGAAGGGTTGAGTTAATTACTTTACCTATACATAAACAGATTTTTCCTGAAAATTATAGAGATTTCCTAGATTCCTATAAGACAATAGTCAAAGGTAAAATGAGTAATATGGCAGTAGAAAGCTCATTCCAGAAACGCTGGATTTTAAACAGTATGAAAAACTTTAAAGAAATCATATCTACTCCTAATATAATGGTGGAGAAAAGAGGGCAGTTTAAAGGCAAAACTGCCTTACTAGTAGCAGCAGGTCCTTCATTAAATGAAGAGATAGAAAACATACGATATATTAAGGAAAATGGATTGGCATACATATTTAGCGTAGGCACTACTGTAAATACACTTATTAATAATAACATATATCCCCATGCAACCACTACCTATGATCCACAGGAAGTAAACCAAGTTGCAGTAAAAAAAATAAAAGAAATGGAGATATCTGAAATACCACTTATATTTGGATCAAGTGTAGGCTATGAAACGGTAGAAGACTATTCAGGGAAAAAATATCATATGCTTACAGATCAAGACACTGTATCTAGATTTTATTTAAGGACTAAGAACAATGAAAGCATAGATAGAGTTTATGATGCTCCAACTATATCAGTAATTACTTTGCAAATACTTTATAATCTTGGATTTAGTGAAGTTATTTTAGTAGGACAAAATCTAGCATACTTAGGTGAAAAAAAATACTCTTCAGGCTCTGTTTATTGGACCGGATTAAGTGTGGCTGAAAAAGCGAAAGCTAAATTAGTAAAAGATGTTTATGGAAATGACATATTAACTAATCCAGGCTATATAACTATGAAAGAGCAGCTAGAGTTTTACATAAAAGAATATGAGGGGTTGAAGGTAATAAATGCAACTAAAGGTGGAGCACATATAGAAGGCACAACTTTTATGGAGCTTGAAGAAGTAATAAAGAATCATCTAAATACAAAAATAGTAGAAGAAGGTTGGCTAGAATGCAATCCTACTGAATACGATATAGATTACCTAATATCTCAATCAAAAAAAATGGACAAGGAATATGAGGAAGGATTAAAACTAATTAAGGAATATTATAAAGTACTCAACAGTATAAGTACTTTTATTAAAAATAAAAACTATAATCAAGCAGAAAAGATGTATATAAAGCTAGACAAGGTGTTTTCTAAAATAGAAAAAAACAAATTCTTTATGACCTTTATTATTCCAAGGAACAGAGTAAGCTATAAAGCACTGATAGATAGTATTGATAGCTTAAATGAAGAAAAAGATAAAACCTTAAAAGGCGAAAGAATAGTAAACAGCTTTAAGTATTTTATGGATTTATGTAAAAAAGATATAGATGAATTATTCCCAACTTATGAAGAACTAAAAAGAACTATATTAGAATATAATTAA
- the hag gene encoding flagellin Hag, which yields MRIANNLQAVNTHRQLGITGGYQTKSMEKLSSGLKINRAGDDAAGLSISEKMRNQIRGLSQASANSQDAISLIQTAEGALTETHNILKRMRELVVKAGNKGTMSTEDFSAIDDEIQELNAELSGIAQRTEFNGKALLDGKYSGTFQIGANKTQTMDLAITASGTSTSKVALGATGLKVNDITINSGTDINATLGKVDEAIKTVSSVRSKLGANQNRLEYTIKNLDNAAENLQAAESRIRDTDMAKEMVEFTKQNILQQAAQAMLAQANASPQGVLQLLR from the coding sequence ATGAGAATAGCTAATAACTTACAAGCTGTTAACACACACAGACAATTAGGTATCACTGGTGGATACCAAACAAAATCAATGGAAAAATTATCATCAGGATTAAAAATCAACAGAGCAGGAGACGACGCAGCTGGTCTATCAATCTCTGAAAAAATGAGAAACCAAATCAGAGGTTTATCACAGGCATCAGCTAACTCACAAGATGCTATATCATTGATCCAAACTGCAGAAGGTGCTTTAACAGAAACTCATAACATTCTTAAGAGAATGAGAGAGTTAGTAGTTAAAGCTGGTAATAAGGGAACAATGAGCACAGAAGACTTTTCAGCGATTGATGATGAAATACAAGAATTAAATGCAGAGTTAAGTGGTATAGCTCAACGTACCGAATTTAATGGTAAGGCATTACTAGACGGTAAATATAGTGGAACATTCCAAATAGGAGCTAATAAAACTCAAACTATGGACTTAGCAATCACAGCTTCTGGTACTTCAACTAGTAAGGTAGCATTGGGAGCTACAGGATTAAAAGTAAACGATATTACAATTAACAGTGGCACTGATATTAATGCAACGCTTGGTAAAGTAGATGAAGCTATAAAGACTGTTTCATCAGTTCGTTCAAAACTAGGTGCTAATCAAAACAGACTTGAATACACTATCAAGAACTTAGACAATGCTGCAGAAAACCTACAAGCAGCAGAATCAAGAATTAGAGACACAGACATGGCTAAAGAAATGGTAGAATTCACAAAACAAAACATTCTACAACAAGCAGCACAAGCTATGTTGGCTCAAGCAAATGCCAGTCCGCAAGGAGTATTGCAGCTCCTAAGATAA
- the csrA gene encoding carbon storage regulator CsrA — MLILTRKANESIIIKDNIEIIVVGIEDGKVKLGIKAPKEIDIYRKEVYETIQNENKQAAATKPIHIDLLKDFFK; from the coding sequence ATGCTAATACTTACCAGAAAAGCAAACGAAAGTATTATTATAAAGGACAACATAGAAATAATAGTAGTAGGCATAGAAGATGGCAAGGTTAAGCTAGGCATCAAAGCACCAAAGGAAATAGATATATATAGAAAAGAAGTATACGAAACCATCCAAAATGAAAACAAACAAGCAGCAGCTACAAAACCTATCCATATAGACTTACTTAAGGATTTTTTCAAGTAA